One genomic segment of Luteibaculum oceani includes these proteins:
- a CDS encoding GH3 auxin-responsive promoter family protein has product MALNTVLAWLIKKRIHQIELFEKYPLEVQNEVMYNLTKRAANTEWGLQHGFEKIKTAADFKSAMPLQDYEAIKPFVNRLIAGEQNLLWPTEIKWFAKSSGTTQDRSKFIPVSRESLEDCHYKGGKDLLALYYNANPNSNLYDGKSLVIGGSSEINEMREDSYIGDLSSIIIKNLPFWVEFKRTPQSNVALMAEWERKIEQMAEITMQEDVTNIAGVPSWTIVLFKRILEKTGKSSIGEVWPNLELFMHGGVNFEPYREQFNDLVQLPNIKFYQSYNASEGYFGIQSRNGLDDMLLMLDYGIYFEFIEESKWTEDQPETLSLNDLEVGKNYAVVISTNGGLWRYKLGDTIKVTSTFPFKIKVSGRTKSFINAFGEELVVENSDQAVAETCQQHNCIVNEYTACPVYMKGEESGAHEWIIEFERDPENIDAFVADLDLNIRKLNSDYDAKRTGDLTLKQLKLNVVEKDTFYQWLKSKGKLGGQHKVPRLSNDRKHVEEILEFAEKNRSFVDHSRV; this is encoded by the coding sequence ATGGCGTTAAACACGGTTTTAGCTTGGCTTATTAAAAAACGAATTCACCAAATAGAGCTTTTCGAGAAGTATCCTCTAGAAGTTCAAAATGAGGTGATGTACAATCTTACAAAAAGAGCAGCCAACACCGAATGGGGGTTACAACATGGATTCGAGAAGATCAAGACAGCAGCTGATTTCAAGTCTGCCATGCCCCTTCAAGATTACGAGGCCATCAAGCCATTTGTAAACCGACTAATTGCCGGAGAACAGAATTTACTTTGGCCAACGGAAATAAAATGGTTTGCCAAATCATCAGGGACTACACAGGATAGGAGCAAATTCATCCCAGTAAGTAGAGAGTCTTTAGAAGACTGCCATTACAAAGGTGGAAAAGACCTTTTAGCATTATACTACAATGCCAATCCAAACAGTAATTTATACGATGGCAAAAGCTTGGTAATTGGTGGAAGTAGTGAGATAAATGAGATGCGTGAGGATAGTTATATCGGCGATCTTTCTTCGATTATCATTAAAAACCTTCCTTTTTGGGTTGAGTTTAAGCGCACACCACAATCCAATGTGGCGCTAATGGCTGAGTGGGAGCGCAAAATTGAACAAATGGCCGAAATCACCATGCAAGAGGATGTTACCAATATTGCAGGTGTACCATCTTGGACCATTGTTTTATTTAAGCGAATTCTAGAAAAAACTGGGAAATCATCGATTGGCGAAGTTTGGCCCAACCTAGAATTGTTTATGCACGGTGGAGTTAATTTCGAACCCTACCGAGAGCAGTTCAACGACTTGGTACAATTGCCTAATATTAAGTTTTACCAAAGTTATAACGCCTCGGAAGGATATTTTGGAATACAATCTAGGAATGGGCTGGACGACATGCTCCTTATGTTAGACTATGGAATTTATTTCGAGTTTATTGAGGAGAGCAAATGGACCGAAGACCAACCTGAAACCCTGTCGCTAAATGATTTGGAGGTAGGTAAAAACTATGCGGTTGTTATTTCAACCAACGGAGGTCTATGGCGTTACAAGTTGGGTGACACCATAAAAGTAACCTCTACTTTCCCTTTTAAAATTAAAGTAAGTGGAAGAACCAAGTCGTTTATAAACGCATTTGGAGAAGAGTTAGTAGTGGAAAATTCCGATCAAGCTGTTGCCGAAACCTGCCAGCAACACAATTGCATTGTAAATGAATATACTGCTTGTCCTGTTTACATGAAAGGAGAAGAGAGTGGGGCTCATGAATGGATCATCGAATTTGAACGGGATCCAGAAAATATCGATGCTTTTGTAGCTGATTTAGACCTAAATATTAGGAAGCTAAATAGCGATTATGATGCCAAACGCACAGGCGACCTTACATTAAAGCAACTGAAATTGAATGTGGTAGAAAAAGATACTTTTTATCAATGGTTAAAAAGCAAGGGCAAACTTGGAGGGCAACACAAGGTTCCAAGATTGTCTAACGACCGCAAACACGTAGAAGAGATTCTTGAATTTGCCGAAAAGAATCGCAGTTTTGTAGACCATTCGAGAGTCTAA
- the tilS gene encoding tRNA lysidine(34) synthetase TilS yields MDNWLQRVKSRIEYNVAETDKLLLALSGGADSIALFHVLRQFGVQFSVAHINYNLRGEDAKMDADFAERLAHQHQIEFFKKEVFPGEESKNDLQSWARNIRYQFFDQLIREQDFTLLALGHHKNDQIEQFFLKSMRPSSVFSLGGMKILDGNRFRPLLDVNKDDIKSWLLANKWEWREDKTNKKTDYKRNWWRLKGIPHIQTQYPDLEQRLSTLQEKMQQVEQAMTFALRALITPFITQLFREVTQFDLKAFKREHNSKELFSYWLQEKGFSVDTIERLWGFDSEDFESKMFKGSQDLDAEFKGGVLYLFKPSNTSGPNYNVQSIEDLQKLDRIKAVSLVKEEADAKLEGHKSFILPIKEHAFPISIQPTDEGDKIAVFGLGGKKKTAKELFKDARMPQCIRKYFYTWKNKSGVLFIENLRTSELTRWSGGQVQHYKIELN; encoded by the coding sequence ATGGACAACTGGTTACAAAGAGTAAAATCTAGAATAGAGTATAATGTTGCCGAAACGGATAAGCTTTTATTGGCGCTGTCTGGAGGGGCAGATTCTATTGCGCTATTCCATGTTTTACGGCAGTTTGGAGTACAGTTTTCCGTAGCTCATATCAATTATAATTTAAGAGGGGAAGATGCCAAGATGGATGCGGATTTCGCAGAGCGCCTTGCGCATCAACATCAAATCGAATTTTTTAAAAAGGAAGTTTTTCCTGGAGAGGAAAGTAAAAATGACCTCCAATCATGGGCTCGAAATATTAGATACCAATTCTTTGATCAGTTAATACGGGAGCAAGATTTTACTCTGTTAGCCCTGGGGCACCACAAAAACGATCAAATAGAGCAGTTTTTTCTAAAATCCATGCGACCGTCATCAGTGTTTAGCCTGGGAGGCATGAAAATACTGGATGGAAATAGGTTTCGACCACTACTCGACGTAAATAAGGATGATATTAAGTCCTGGTTACTTGCTAATAAATGGGAATGGCGAGAGGACAAAACCAATAAAAAAACCGATTACAAAAGAAATTGGTGGAGGTTAAAAGGGATTCCCCACATTCAAACTCAATATCCAGATTTAGAGCAGCGGTTATCTACCTTACAGGAAAAAATGCAACAAGTAGAACAGGCTATGACTTTTGCTCTTAGAGCATTAATCACCCCTTTTATTACGCAGCTTTTTCGCGAGGTTACGCAGTTTGATCTAAAGGCCTTTAAAAGAGAACACAATAGCAAAGAGCTTTTCAGCTATTGGCTCCAAGAAAAGGGGTTTTCCGTGGATACTATTGAAAGACTTTGGGGGTTTGATAGCGAGGATTTTGAAAGCAAAATGTTTAAAGGGAGCCAAGACCTGGACGCTGAATTTAAAGGTGGGGTGTTGTATTTGTTTAAACCATCAAATACATCTGGCCCAAATTATAATGTGCAAAGCATAGAAGATTTACAGAAATTGGATAGAATTAAGGCCGTTTCCTTGGTTAAAGAAGAGGCGGATGCCAAGTTGGAGGGTCACAAATCCTTTATTTTACCTATTAAAGAGCACGCTTTTCCAATAAGTATCCAACCCACGGATGAAGGGGATAAAATTGCTGTATTTGGATTAGGTGGAAAGAAAAAAACAGCAAAAGAATTATTTAAAGATGCACGAATGCCCCAATGCATTAGGAAATATTTTTATACTTGGAAGAACAAATCAGGAGTGTTATTTATAGAAAACCTTAGAACGTCTGAATTAACCCGTTGGTCGGGTGGACAGGTACAACACTATAAAATTGAATTAAATTAA
- a CDS encoding queuosine precursor transporter, with product MVSCNLIFQKFFFWSPFSFLPEDWGAIQEFTFEISVGILPYPITFLITDLISEIFGRKKANLVVVSGLVAALFTLLVVSVSDAVPATSWSPVNDTMFTKVFGLTGVAVGASMLAYLFAQLIDVRLFHFWKNLTGGKYLWIRNNFSTMGSQLIDTSTVLVLLCTAGAIAWDQFFNLLLSGFLFKVIVALFDTPIFYLVTFWARKHFALQLGEEISLD from the coding sequence TTGGTATCTTGTAATTTAATTTTTCAGAAGTTCTTTTTTTGGTCTCCATTTTCCTTTCTTCCGGAAGACTGGGGAGCTATACAGGAATTTACTTTTGAAATTTCTGTTGGCATTTTGCCCTACCCTATTACATTTCTTATAACCGATTTAATAAGTGAAATTTTTGGTAGAAAAAAGGCAAACCTCGTTGTAGTTTCGGGTTTGGTGGCGGCCTTATTTACCCTATTGGTTGTATCGGTTTCGGACGCGGTTCCTGCTACTTCATGGTCTCCAGTTAATGATACCATGTTTACCAAGGTATTCGGATTAACTGGGGTGGCGGTTGGAGCCAGCATGTTGGCCTATCTATTTGCTCAACTCATAGATGTTAGGCTATTTCATTTTTGGAAAAACCTTACGGGCGGAAAGTATCTTTGGATACGAAATAATTTCTCCACCATGGGGTCGCAATTAATAGATACCTCTACCGTACTAGTGTTGCTATGTACTGCGGGCGCTATAGCGTGGGACCAATTTTTTAATCTATTGTTATCTGGATTTTTATTTAAAGTAATTGTAGCCTTATTCGATACTCCAATTTTTTATTTGGTCACTTTTTGGGCCAGAAAGCATTTTGCATTGCAATTGGGAGAGGAAATTAGTCTGGATTAA
- the hemH gene encoding ferrochelatase, with protein sequence MKANKAVLLVNLGTPKAPTVGKVRKYLSQFLNDPRVIDINPVGRAVLVNGIIVPFRAPKSTKIYKELWTEEGSPLIIHGEKLKEKVQQQLGDEYVVELAMRYQEPSIPKVLEKIKSYNVKEILVLPLFPQYASSSTGSAIQAVMEVIKNWWVIPELKIVSQYFDRPDYIEAQAEAAAAYNHEDYDHVLFSYHGLPVRQVDKVYNEGLCSDHHCEDAYDRENQFCYKAACFETTRLIANRIGIPEEKYTIGFQSRLDKKWLTPFSDELVEEFAKKGHKKLLVFSPAFTADCLETTIEIGDEYDEIFKENGGEHLQLVPSLNSNPKWVDTVCNIIKERM encoded by the coding sequence ATGAAAGCAAATAAAGCCGTACTTCTTGTAAATCTCGGTACTCCGAAAGCACCAACCGTAGGAAAGGTTAGAAAGTATTTAAGTCAATTTCTAAACGATCCTAGGGTTATCGACATTAACCCAGTGGGTAGAGCGGTTTTGGTAAATGGAATTATTGTTCCTTTTAGAGCGCCTAAATCAACAAAGATTTACAAGGAGTTATGGACAGAAGAAGGTTCTCCTTTAATTATCCATGGCGAAAAGCTAAAAGAAAAAGTTCAACAGCAGCTTGGCGATGAGTATGTAGTTGAGCTTGCCATGAGGTATCAAGAGCCCTCTATTCCAAAGGTTTTAGAAAAAATAAAGTCATACAACGTTAAGGAAATTTTGGTGCTTCCATTATTTCCTCAGTATGCATCTTCGAGTACCGGTTCTGCAATTCAGGCCGTTATGGAGGTGATTAAAAATTGGTGGGTAATACCCGAATTGAAAATTGTTAGCCAATATTTCGACCGACCAGACTACATTGAGGCACAAGCCGAGGCAGCAGCAGCCTATAATCACGAGGATTACGATCACGTTTTATTCTCATATCACGGCTTACCTGTAAGGCAAGTAGACAAAGTCTATAACGAGGGGCTATGTTCCGATCATCATTGTGAGGATGCATATGATAGAGAAAATCAATTCTGTTACAAAGCGGCTTGTTTCGAAACTACCCGACTTATTGCTAATCGAATTGGAATACCTGAAGAGAAATATACCATAGGGTTTCAGTCTAGATTAGATAAAAAATGGTTAACTCCATTTTCCGATGAACTCGTAGAGGAATTTGCCAAAAAAGGGCATAAAAAATTGCTAGTATTTTCCCCTGCCTTTACGGCCGACTGTTTGGAGACCACCATTGAAATTGGTGACGAATACGACGAAATTTTCAAGGAAAATGGAGGTGAACATCTTCAATTGGTCCCCAGTTTAAATAGCAACCCTAAATGGGTAGATACCGTTTGCAATATCATTAAAGAAAGGATGTAG
- a CDS encoding deoxynucleoside kinase, producing MHIAIAGNIGSGKTTLAGLLAKHFKWEAHYEDPMNNPYINDFYDDMQRWSFNMQIFFMNSRFNQILEIRKGNKNVIQDRTIYEDAHIFAPNLHSMGLMTTRDYENYKALFTLLDEFVSPPDLIIYLKGSVPTLVKHIQSRGRAYEESIRLDYLKKLNERYEEWVAGYDRGKLLVVDVDQNNFNENPEDLGEIVNQINAEINGLF from the coding sequence ATGCACATTGCTATTGCAGGTAATATCGGATCGGGTAAAACTACCCTTGCCGGATTGTTAGCTAAACACTTTAAATGGGAAGCTCATTACGAAGACCCCATGAACAATCCCTATATCAATGATTTTTACGATGATATGCAGCGTTGGTCTTTCAACATGCAAATCTTCTTTATGAATAGCCGCTTCAATCAAATCCTTGAAATTAGAAAAGGAAATAAAAATGTAATTCAAGATAGAACCATCTACGAGGATGCGCACATTTTTGCTCCCAACCTGCACTCAATGGGATTGATGACCACGCGTGACTACGAAAACTACAAGGCCTTATTTACTCTATTAGATGAGTTTGTTTCCCCTCCAGATTTAATCATCTATCTAAAAGGTTCTGTACCCACACTGGTTAAGCATATTCAAAGCCGCGGAAGAGCTTACGAGGAGTCTATCCGACTAGACTATCTTAAAAAGTTAAACGAACGCTACGAAGAATGGGTAGCTGGATACGATAGAGGGAAACTGCTGGTGGTAGATGTAGACCAGAATAATTTCAATGAAAATCCAGAAGATTTGGGTGAAATCGTAAACCAAATCAATGCCGAAATAAACGGGTTATTCTAA
- a CDS encoding anthranilate synthase component I family protein, which yields MMEPFENFDFWAFFNSNGEGAHPVFAGVKSSLEINPTQGVDWIAFQNFLDRNKGEYIFCAFSYELKNDIEELTPASNPHYSFPKLLLIVPEHIGEVQPDTNLIDWEEGTLPSDVLLKKRISDLLKNPLNKKRNVYASFSRNEYVDRAKMLLENIRLGNIYEVNFCQEFICPDVDINSWDLYQSLNEKTQAPYSAFVKYKGNRLLCASPELFLRKEDGILRSSPIKGTVRRSKNAAEDLELSIALAKSEKERAENIMIVDLVRNDFSRIAKKGSVEVEELCAIKSFKTVHHMVSTVKAEIEQETDLAKILKATFPMGSMTGAPKISAMELAQQAEGTPRGIYSGSIGYILPNGDFNFNVVIRSLFYDTERKELNFKTGSALTAKCDPEMEYDECLVKAKALIDSVNGQLVTKSKI from the coding sequence ATGATGGAGCCCTTTGAAAATTTTGATTTTTGGGCTTTTTTCAACAGTAATGGAGAGGGTGCACACCCGGTATTTGCGGGTGTAAAATCCAGCTTGGAAATAAATCCAACCCAAGGGGTTGATTGGATAGCGTTCCAAAACTTTCTCGATCGCAACAAAGGAGAGTACATTTTTTGTGCATTTTCTTACGAATTAAAAAATGACATTGAGGAGTTAACTCCTGCATCAAATCCCCATTATTCTTTTCCTAAGCTTCTTTTAATTGTTCCCGAACACATAGGCGAGGTACAACCAGATACCAACTTGATTGATTGGGAGGAAGGTACTTTACCCTCTGATGTACTGCTTAAAAAAAGGATATCCGATCTCCTTAAAAATCCTCTTAATAAAAAGCGAAACGTATACGCCAGTTTCAGTAGAAATGAATACGTTGACCGGGCGAAAATGCTGCTGGAAAATATCCGCCTTGGAAATATTTACGAGGTGAATTTTTGCCAAGAATTTATTTGCCCCGACGTGGATATAAATTCCTGGGATTTATACCAATCACTTAATGAAAAGACACAGGCTCCCTATAGTGCTTTTGTAAAATACAAGGGGAATCGATTATTATGTGCTTCGCCTGAATTATTCTTGAGGAAAGAGGATGGAATATTGCGATCATCTCCAATAAAAGGGACGGTTAGAAGGTCTAAAAATGCAGCGGAGGATTTAGAGCTTTCAATTGCCCTAGCGAAATCTGAGAAGGAGCGCGCAGAAAATATCATGATTGTAGATTTAGTCCGGAATGATTTTTCTAGGATTGCAAAAAAGGGAAGCGTTGAGGTAGAAGAATTGTGTGCCATTAAAAGCTTTAAAACGGTTCACCACATGGTTTCAACTGTTAAAGCCGAAATTGAGCAAGAAACAGATTTGGCCAAAATCTTGAAAGCTACTTTTCCCATGGGGTCCATGACTGGAGCGCCCAAGATTAGCGCTATGGAGTTGGCACAGCAGGCAGAAGGAACTCCAAGAGGAATTTATTCGGGTTCAATAGGTTATATTTTACCCAATGGCGACTTCAATTTCAATGTGGTAATACGCTCTCTTTTCTACGATACAGAAAGAAAAGAGCTTAATTTTAAAACGGGAAGTGCGCTAACGGCAAAATGCGATCCAGAAATGGAGTATGATGAATGCTTGGTAAAGGCTAAGGCCCTCATTGATAGTGTTAATGGACAACTGGTTACAAAGAGTAAAATCTAG
- the lpdA gene encoding dihydrolipoyl dehydrogenase has translation MSKFDVAVIGSGPGGYVAAIRCAQLGFKTAVIERYNSLGGTCLNVGCIPSKALLDSSEHFHNAATTFKEHGIDINAPKVNFGQMIKRKAGVVEQTVAGIDFLMKKNKIEVFHGHGSFVSKNKISIAGEKDTQEIEADKIIIATGSKPASLPNIEIDKDRIITSTEALSLKALPKSMVVIGGGVIGLELGSVYARLGTEVTVLEYAKSILPTMDATMGKELGKSLKKLGMKILTGHQVTGAENKGKSVTITAKDKKGADVSFDADYCLVAIGRKPYTDKLGLDKVGIKTDDRGRIETNDHLQTAVPNIYAIGDVVKGAMLAHKAEEEGVFVAEVMAGQKPHLNYNLIPGVVYTWPEVAAVGKTEEQLKEEGIKYKTGSFSFKASGRARASMDTDGVVKILADAETDEILGVHMVGPRAADMIAEAVVAMEYRASAEDIGRFCHAHPTFTEAIKEAALAATDNRALHA, from the coding sequence ATGAGTAAGTTCGACGTTGCAGTAATTGGATCAGGTCCTGGAGGATACGTAGCCGCTATCAGATGCGCCCAACTGGGATTCAAAACCGCGGTAATAGAAAGATACAATTCTCTTGGAGGGACTTGTTTAAATGTTGGATGTATTCCGTCGAAAGCACTTTTAGATTCATCGGAACACTTTCACAATGCTGCAACCACCTTTAAGGAGCACGGGATAGATATCAACGCTCCTAAAGTGAACTTTGGGCAAATGATAAAGCGCAAAGCAGGGGTAGTTGAACAAACCGTTGCGGGTATCGACTTTCTTATGAAGAAGAACAAGATCGAAGTGTTCCATGGACACGGTAGTTTTGTGAGCAAGAATAAAATTAGCATAGCAGGAGAAAAAGATACTCAGGAGATAGAAGCTGATAAAATAATTATCGCAACTGGATCTAAGCCTGCTTCTCTTCCAAATATTGAGATCGATAAAGACAGAATAATTACTTCTACCGAAGCCCTTTCTTTAAAAGCACTTCCAAAATCTATGGTAGTAATAGGTGGAGGTGTTATTGGTCTTGAGCTTGGCTCTGTGTACGCTAGGCTAGGAACCGAAGTAACTGTTTTAGAATATGCAAAATCTATCCTTCCAACCATGGATGCAACTATGGGGAAAGAACTTGGGAAGTCGCTGAAGAAATTGGGAATGAAAATTCTTACAGGTCACCAAGTTACGGGAGCAGAAAACAAGGGTAAATCGGTAACAATAACTGCAAAGGACAAAAAAGGAGCTGACGTTTCTTTCGATGCCGATTACTGTTTGGTAGCTATTGGAAGAAAGCCATATACCGACAAGTTAGGATTGGACAAAGTTGGAATTAAAACTGACGATAGAGGAAGAATTGAAACTAACGACCATCTACAAACTGCGGTTCCAAATATTTATGCAATAGGAGATGTAGTTAAAGGGGCCATGCTTGCACACAAAGCCGAAGAGGAAGGTGTATTTGTTGCAGAAGTAATGGCAGGACAAAAACCACATTTAAATTATAACCTTATTCCAGGGGTGGTTTACACTTGGCCAGAAGTAGCCGCAGTTGGAAAAACTGAAGAGCAATTAAAAGAAGAGGGGATTAAGTACAAAACCGGATCATTCTCTTTTAAAGCATCAGGAAGAGCAAGAGCAAGTATGGATACCGATGGTGTGGTTAAAATATTAGCCGATGCCGAGACCGATGAGATCCTTGGAGTACACATGGTGGGTCCACGTGCAGCAGATATGATTGCAGAAGCCGTGGTAGCTATGGAGTATAGAGCATCTGCAGAAGATATTGGTAGATTCTGTCATGCTCACCCAACATTCACCGAGGCAATTAAAGAGGCCGCATTAGCAGCAACAGATAATAGGGCTTTACACGCCTAA
- a CDS encoding protein-disulfide reductase DsbD family protein, translating into MRNLLLVLLSLFTLSISAQIYNPVKWSYEVEPVSGNEYKLLFKANIEKDWHLYAAHLSSDEGPIATSFYFKKGDHYSTKGAIKDGNVITKFDKVFEMDLSYYEKSAVFTQIVKWEGKAPITGELEFMVCTDERCLPPEIIDFSFAKPSAGGAESKKMDAAVDENTKSEEAGEETGTTIFDPVDWSYEIKQIDEFTFDINFTASIDEGWYVYSQYLSSEDGPIATVFSFEDAEGMQLQGKTKEPKAEEKYDPNFLMDLAFFTEEVTFTQRVKTDGSLNKVKGYFEFMVCNAERCLPPEMVDFEFDLTPGPATNLASLETASTDNAVAEVVPTLPKVDLENPLGTCGERQEISNVWMVFLFGFLGGLLALLTPCVFPMIPLTVSFFTKGEGGSKGVGKAVLYGFFIFFIYAVLSVPFHFNTDPEVLNEIATSVWLNLIFFGVFVFFAISFFGFFEITLPSSLANKTDSASQVGGVLGIFFMALTLALVSFSCTGPILGTVLGNALKNGPWPITAAMSGFGVALGLPFAIFATFPSMMAKLPKSGGWLNSVKVVLGFIELALALKFISNADLVEQWGLVKRETFFLIWSVIGIGLAAYLFGWLKFPHDSKLKKLSTGRLAFAVSVLLFTVYISTGVLKNSPWNHNLLSGFPPPTFYSWYEKEGFHAEYDDFAEAMEAAKAENKPILIDFTGWACVNCRKMEESVWTVDEVKERLEKDFVLVSLYVDDKVKLPEEQQGVIEFEANGEIIKKKIRTIGNKWATFQTQVFNNNSQPYYVMLSPEGELLGNPVGYTPNVEDYLQFLDCGINTFKSKEVAGL; encoded by the coding sequence ATGCGAAACCTATTATTAGTTTTATTATCCCTTTTTACTTTGAGCATCTCCGCTCAAATTTATAATCCAGTTAAATGGTCCTATGAGGTTGAGCCTGTTTCTGGAAATGAGTACAAGTTGCTATTTAAGGCAAATATTGAGAAAGACTGGCACCTATATGCTGCTCATTTGAGTTCAGACGAGGGGCCTATAGCCACTAGCTTTTACTTTAAAAAGGGGGATCATTACTCAACAAAGGGGGCAATCAAAGATGGTAACGTAATTACCAAATTTGACAAGGTCTTTGAAATGGATCTCAGCTATTATGAGAAAAGCGCAGTCTTCACACAAATTGTTAAGTGGGAAGGTAAAGCACCTATTACAGGTGAGCTGGAGTTTATGGTTTGTACCGATGAACGTTGCCTTCCACCCGAAATAATTGATTTTTCTTTTGCGAAACCATCAGCTGGAGGTGCCGAATCCAAAAAGATGGACGCGGCAGTAGATGAGAATACTAAATCTGAAGAGGCAGGTGAGGAAACGGGTACAACTATTTTCGACCCCGTAGACTGGTCTTATGAGATAAAGCAAATTGATGAATTTACCTTCGATATTAATTTCACCGCTTCTATTGATGAGGGGTGGTACGTGTATTCTCAATATCTATCAAGTGAAGATGGACCTATTGCGACTGTTTTTAGCTTTGAGGATGCCGAAGGGATGCAACTTCAGGGCAAGACCAAGGAACCAAAAGCAGAGGAAAAATACGATCCCAATTTTTTGATGGATTTGGCCTTCTTTACCGAGGAGGTAACCTTTACGCAAAGAGTTAAAACAGACGGTTCTTTAAATAAGGTTAAGGGATATTTCGAGTTTATGGTGTGTAATGCAGAACGCTGCTTGCCACCAGAAATGGTAGATTTTGAGTTTGATTTAACACCTGGGCCTGCAACCAATCTTGCAAGTTTAGAGACCGCCTCAACGGATAATGCTGTTGCCGAGGTGGTACCTACCCTTCCAAAGGTGGACCTTGAAAACCCACTTGGTACATGCGGAGAGCGCCAAGAAATTAGCAATGTGTGGATGGTGTTTTTATTTGGGTTTTTAGGTGGATTGCTAGCACTTTTAACCCCATGTGTATTCCCGATGATACCCCTAACAGTAAGTTTTTTTACCAAGGGTGAGGGTGGATCAAAAGGTGTGGGAAAAGCCGTGCTTTATGGTTTTTTCATCTTCTTTATTTACGCAGTTCTAAGTGTTCCATTTCATTTTAATACCGATCCAGAAGTACTAAATGAGATTGCAACCAGCGTATGGTTAAACCTTATCTTTTTTGGGGTATTCGTGTTCTTTGCTATTTCCTTCTTCGGTTTTTTTGAAATTACCCTTCCAAGTTCTTTGGCGAATAAAACCGATTCAGCATCCCAGGTCGGAGGAGTATTGGGAATCTTCTTTATGGCTTTAACCTTAGCGTTGGTATCATTTTCTTGCACCGGTCCTATACTTGGTACGGTTTTAGGGAATGCCCTAAAAAATGGTCCATGGCCTATTACGGCAGCTATGAGTGGCTTTGGGGTTGCACTAGGTTTACCTTTTGCGATTTTCGCCACTTTCCCAAGTATGATGGCCAAATTGCCTAAATCAGGGGGATGGTTAAATTCGGTTAAGGTAGTTCTTGGATTTATTGAGCTGGCCCTAGCGCTTAAGTTTATCTCTAATGCCGATCTAGTAGAACAATGGGGATTGGTTAAAAGAGAAACCTTCTTCCTAATCTGGTCTGTAATTGGAATTGGATTGGCAGCATACTTGTTTGGATGGTTGAAGTTTCCTCACGATAGCAAACTAAAAAAGCTTTCTACAGGAAGATTAGCATTTGCCGTGAGCGTGTTGTTATTTACAGTTTATATTTCTACTGGAGTACTTAAAAATAGTCCATGGAACCACAATTTGTTAAGTGGTTTCCCTCCTCCAACTTTTTATTCTTGGTATGAAAAAGAAGGATTCCACGCGGAGTATGACGATTTTGCTGAAGCCATGGAAGCGGCAAAGGCAGAAAACAAACCCATTCTGATTGATTTTACCGGTTGGGCTTGCGTTAACTGTAGAAAAATGGAGGAATCCGTTTGGACCGTTGATGAAGTGAAAGAGAGACTAGAAAAGGATTTTGTACTTGTTTCTCTTTATGTAGACGACAAGGTGAAATTACCCGAAGAGCAGCAAGGGGTAATTGAGTTTGAAGCCAATGGTGAAATCATTAAAAAGAAAATCAGAACCATTGGAAACAAGTGGGCTACCTTCCAAACACAGGTGTTTAATAACAATTCACAACCTTATTATGTAATGCTATCCCCAGAAGGAGAGTTACTAGGGAATCCAGTGGGTTATACCCCTAATGTTGAAGATTACTTACAGTTTTTAGATTGTGGAATAAATACCTTTAAATCGAAGGAAGTCGCAGGACTTTAA